From Pongo pygmaeus isolate AG05252 chromosome 2, NHGRI_mPonPyg2-v2.0_pri, whole genome shotgun sequence, a single genomic window includes:
- the CCDC174 gene encoding coiled-coil domain-containing protein 174: MDRRKKPLDVTASSLVDLKAELFRKQEEFKQEKLLKDSGVFGKPKTTNKKPSIWSKQNVGVSNRAEKDAEQKIEEQKTLDKAREKLEEKAKLYEKMTKGDFIDEEVEDMYLVDFTQKIIDKRKEMEASGAHRDSQKAGERDDDEENLPEGEIPPPQDPSEEWVDYVDSLGRSRRCMRKDLPDLLEMDKNLQGRLFISPANEKTLLSEDMRKELQRQQWEEEEREALKRPMGPVHYEDIRENEARQLGVGYFAFARDKELRNKQMKTLEMLREQTTDQRTKRENIKEKRKAILEARLAKLRQKKMKKSKEDGTEEANRDGDVIGPLPPEPEAVPTPRPAAQSSKVEVIVQERKDTKPGVPHIREWDRGKEFSFGYWSKRQSDLRAERDPEFAPPSDYFVGQKRTGFSSSQAWSRPGPAQSDPGQCPDQSHGPSPEHTSPTPAPDNPPQAPTVTFKTLDDMISYYKQVT; encoded by the exons ATGGACCGTAGGAAAAAGCCTTTGGACGTCACGGCCTCTTCG TTGGTAGATCTTAAGGCTGAACTCTTCCGAAAGCAAGAAGAATTCAAACAAGAAAAACTTCTAAAAGATTCTGGAGTTtttggaaaaccaaaaacaactaaCAAG AAACCAAGTATCTGGAGCAAACAGAATGTAGGCGTTTCAAATCGAGCTGAGAAGGATGCTGAACAGAAGATTGAAGAACAGAAGACTTTAGACAAAGCAAG ggaaaaattggaagaaaaagccaaattatatgaaaaaatgacTAAAGGAGACTTTATag ATGAAGAAGTGGAGGATATGTACCTTGTGGATTTCACGCAGAAGATCATAGACAAGCGCAAAGAAATGGAGGCATCTGGTGCCCATAGAGATTCTCAAAAGGCAGGAGAAAGGGACGATGATGAGGAAAACCTTCCTGAGGGAGAGATCCCTCCTCCCCAAGACCCCAGTGAAGAATG gGTGGATTATGTGGACTCTTTGGGGCGTTCCCGGCGCTGTATGAGAAAGGATTTGCCAGATCTGCTGGAGATGGATAAAAATCTTCAGGGGAGACT TTTTATTAGTCCTGCTAATGAAAAAACCCTATTATCTGAAGATATGAGAAAAGAACTTCAGCGCCAGCaatgggaggaagaagaaagagaggccCTGAAGAGGCCCATGGGGCCCGTTCATTATGAAGACATTCGGGAAAATG AGGCCCGGCAACTTGGCGTTGGGTATTTTGCCTTTGCCCGAGACAAAGAGTTGAGAAACAAGCAGATGAAAACCTTAGAGATGCTGCGTGAACAG ACAACAGATCAGAGAACAAAACgagaaaacataaaggaaaagcgAAAGGCTATCTTAGAGGCAAGACTTGCCAAACTTCgacaaaaaaagatgaaaaaatcaaaagaagatgGAACAGAAGAAGCAAATAGAG ATGGAGATGTTATTGGGCCTTTGCCACCGGAGCCAGAGGCTGTGCCAACTCCACGTCCTGCTGCCCAGAGTAGCAAAGTAGAAGTCATTGTCCAGGAGAGGAAGGACACCAAGCCTGGAGTGCCACACATCCGGGAGTGGGACCGCGGAAAAG AATTTTCCTTTGGATACTGGTCGAAGAGGCAGTCAGATCTCCGGGCTGAGAGAGATCCTGAGTTTGCCCCACCGTCAGATTACTTTGTGGGTCAGAAGAGAACTGGTTTTTCCAGCAGCCAGGCATGGAGCAGGCCTGGGCCAGCACAGAGTGACCCAGGGCAGTGCCCTGACCAGAGCCACGGACCTAGCCCTGAACATACGTCACCCACTCCTGCCCCCGACAACCCACCACAAGCCCCCACAGTTACTTTCAAAACTCTGGATGACATGATTTCCTATTACAAACAAGTGACATGA